One genomic segment of Halopiger aswanensis includes these proteins:
- a CDS encoding ParA family protein, which yields MLSYTVYSEAGGVGKSSLTANLAVAHARAGLDVLVVPLDPQDGDLSRLFGVDDDRANSDADNIVRHIVRSPKGSLTDLARTAEGVDIVPEHNMLSDLSSHLQREQRKAEDLGDSYNIYAQLQRVLRDANIAEEYDVLICDPPATESDHLYNAIYATRNLVIPVEPSAKGRASVEGLEQLATNFGDQLNIEIGVLAAVPNGFKHTNDQEELIDEIDLPTPEVIGDRTSMMEGCWKQQCSAFEYVREHRARIRDHEVETLAQFDQIARYLENQVGLEAPNPPEPGSLEDDEVIEA from the coding sequence ATGCTCTCGTATACGGTCTACAGCGAAGCAGGCGGCGTAGGAAAGTCCTCGCTGACGGCGAATCTGGCTGTCGCGCACGCTCGAGCCGGCCTTGACGTCCTGGTCGTTCCGCTGGATCCGCAGGACGGCGACCTCAGTCGACTGTTCGGCGTCGACGACGATCGCGCCAACAGTGACGCTGACAATATCGTGCGCCATATCGTCCGCAGTCCAAAGGGATCGCTCACAGACCTCGCCCGAACGGCGGAGGGTGTTGATATCGTCCCGGAACACAACATGCTCTCTGATCTCTCGAGCCACCTTCAGCGCGAGCAGCGGAAAGCGGAGGACTTGGGGGACTCATACAACATCTATGCCCAGCTGCAACGTGTCCTTCGCGATGCCAATATCGCCGAGGAGTACGACGTCTTAATCTGTGACCCGCCGGCTACCGAGTCCGACCACCTCTACAACGCGATCTACGCAACGCGCAACCTCGTGATCCCAGTTGAACCCTCCGCGAAGGGGCGAGCCTCAGTTGAGGGCCTTGAGCAACTCGCGACGAACTTCGGTGACCAGCTGAACATAGAGATTGGTGTGCTGGCCGCGGTGCCGAACGGGTTCAAGCATACGAACGACCAAGAAGAGTTGATCGACGAGATTGACCTCCCCACACCTGAGGTGATCGGCGACCGGACATCGATGATGGAGGGGTGCTGGAAACAGCAGTGTTCGGCCTTTGAGTACGTTCGTGAACATCGCGCACGTATCCGTGACCACGAAGTTGAGACGCTGGCGCAGTTCGACCAGATCGCTCGTTACCTCGAGAACCAGGTCGGTCTCGAGGCACCGAACCCTCCGGAGCCGGGTAGCTTGGAAGACGATGAGGTGATCGAGGCGTGA
- a CDS encoding orc1/cdc6 family replication initiation protein yields the protein MLDDEGETSVFVNRDLVEPDTIIDEERIVGRDDQLEAVVSYLKPTLQGNRPPNMLLYGPAGTGKSLIIGAVTQQIVDLCQSKGERFGVVDINCQPINTLDQAVFELVQTVANDVDAEVGVPETGVSTKKKYRRLYELINEHYDSVIFILDEIDLLVGRRANDEPAYSKLLYQLSRASNTNEIEGQVSVAALTNDPKFMEDIDGRAESSFNPRDVYFPDYDANQLRQILENRRDAFRPDALTDDVIPLVSAFAAQSHGDARKAIDLFRGAGDLADERGDEKVREKHVRESQEEIDKDRSLKLIEGLTTQKKISLYATASVAHFSNRSGSSVPSPVGFKVYQWVTDQIDADQMTRETYVKYVKELSTYGLISTARKSRGRGRGMYMEFTFTSDPEAMMNRIVDDTRLEAIANQEDLLQSVVSAQLREFHNQ from the coding sequence ATGCTGGACGACGAGGGGGAAACATCGGTTTTTGTCAACCGAGATCTCGTCGAGCCAGACACGATTATCGATGAGGAGCGAATCGTCGGCCGTGATGACCAACTCGAAGCTGTTGTCTCGTATCTGAAACCCACACTCCAAGGAAATCGTCCCCCGAATATGCTGCTCTACGGTCCTGCCGGAACGGGGAAATCACTCATCATCGGAGCGGTCACTCAACAGATCGTCGATCTCTGCCAATCCAAGGGCGAACGTTTCGGGGTTGTTGATATTAATTGCCAGCCGATCAACACTCTCGATCAAGCCGTCTTTGAACTCGTCCAAACCGTCGCAAACGACGTCGACGCAGAGGTCGGTGTCCCAGAAACCGGCGTGTCGACGAAGAAAAAATATCGACGCTTATACGAACTCATCAACGAGCACTACGACTCGGTTATTTTCATCCTGGACGAGATTGACCTCTTGGTTGGACGACGGGCAAACGACGAACCTGCCTACTCGAAACTGCTCTATCAGCTGTCGCGAGCGAGTAATACGAACGAAATCGAGGGGCAAGTATCGGTCGCGGCACTAACGAACGATCCCAAATTCATGGAAGATATCGATGGTCGTGCTGAGAGTTCGTTCAATCCCCGGGACGTCTACTTTCCAGATTATGACGCGAACCAGCTCCGTCAGATACTCGAGAACCGTCGCGATGCCTTCCGGCCTGATGCCTTGACTGACGACGTGATACCACTCGTATCGGCATTCGCAGCACAAAGCCACGGAGACGCACGAAAGGCGATCGACCTATTTCGCGGTGCTGGTGATCTCGCGGACGAACGTGGTGACGAGAAAGTCCGCGAAAAGCACGTCCGTGAGTCCCAAGAAGAAATCGACAAGGATCGCTCACTGAAGTTAATAGAGGGGTTGACAACCCAGAAAAAGATCTCCCTGTACGCGACCGCCTCCGTCGCCCACTTCTCCAATAGGTCTGGAAGTTCGGTTCCGAGTCCAGTCGGCTTCAAAGTTTATCAATGGGTTACCGACCAGATCGATGCTGACCAAATGACACGAGAGACCTACGTCAAGTACGTAAAAGAACTCTCCACGTATGGTCTCATCTCGACGGCTCGAAAGAGTCGAGGACGAGGTAGAGGAATGTATATGGAATTTACATTCACGAGTGATCCGGAAGCGATGATGAATCGGATCGTCGACGACACTCGTCTGGAAGCGATAGCTAACCAGGAAGACCTCCTTCAGTCAGTGGTCAGCGCTCAGCTAAGGGAGTTCCACAACCAGTAG
- a CDS encoding M78 family metallopeptidase domain-containing protein, which translates to MMRASDSSVLFEETDTRHEEMNSTIEAWIDDLVDSVDDAQASAEFQEWLEVQSRFHDYSHRNTLLIKLQYPDATRVAGYRTWQEEFDHHVQEGEQAIWIWAPIITKQCPECENSPSYHEDSDCDYDETPPEEWSRGLVGFKPAPVFDISQTKGEPLPDLETEATGDAGNLVPQLIDAADELGVTVRILPEEEWAHGEARGVCKQRSLIDMQPRVEIRDRENNADLARTLIHEYAHALLHFDVDDETERSKRELEAEAVAYVVGRYCGLDTSGSAFYLAAWESDDPEVVRERLERISRTAEELIDVLEDGSSS; encoded by the coding sequence ATGATGAGAGCCAGTGACTCGTCGGTCTTGTTTGAGGAAACCGACACGCGACACGAGGAGATGAACAGTACCATCGAAGCATGGATCGATGACCTCGTCGACAGCGTCGACGATGCGCAGGCCAGCGCGGAGTTCCAGGAGTGGCTCGAGGTCCAGAGTCGCTTCCACGACTATTCCCATCGGAATACGCTCCTGATCAAACTCCAGTATCCCGACGCGACTCGCGTTGCGGGCTACCGAACGTGGCAGGAAGAGTTCGACCATCACGTCCAGGAAGGCGAACAGGCTATCTGGATCTGGGCACCGATCATCACCAAGCAGTGCCCGGAATGCGAGAATTCGCCCAGCTACCACGAGGACAGTGACTGCGACTACGACGAGACACCGCCTGAAGAGTGGTCAAGAGGGCTCGTCGGATTCAAGCCTGCTCCCGTATTCGACATCTCCCAAACCAAGGGGGAGCCACTTCCTGACCTCGAGACAGAAGCGACTGGGGACGCCGGCAATCTCGTTCCACAGCTGATCGACGCCGCTGACGAACTCGGCGTGACGGTTCGGATCCTTCCAGAGGAAGAGTGGGCCCACGGTGAGGCGAGGGGTGTCTGCAAGCAGCGCAGCCTCATTGATATGCAACCGCGCGTCGAGATTCGTGACCGAGAGAACAATGCCGATCTCGCCCGAACGCTGATCCATGAGTACGCCCATGCCTTGCTACACTTCGACGTCGACGACGAAACAGAACGGTCGAAACGCGAACTCGAGGCCGAGGCGGTCGCCTACGTCGTCGGGCGGTACTGCGGGCTCGACACCAGCGGGTCAGCGTTCTACCTCGCTGCGTGGGAGTCGGACGATCCCGAGGTCGTCCGCGAGCGCCTCGAACGGATTAGTCGAACGGCGGAGGAGCTCATCGACGTTCTCGAGGACGGATCCTCGTCCTAA